The genomic segment AGCGGAGGCTGCTGCCTACCTTGCAGACGAACAAAGAAAATTGAAAGAGTTTTTAAAGTTAATCAAAAGTAATGCCATTACCCAAACTGAAATTGATGCCCAACGCGCTAATGTCGATATGGCTCAAGCTCGCCTTGCCTCCGCTCAAGCCGATTTAAACTACCACACACTTAAAGCTCCGTTTTCAGGCTCAGCAGGATTAATTGATTTTAGTGTTGGTAAGATGATTTCGGTTGGTACTGAATTGCTTGCTTTTGACGATCTATCTAGCATGAGACTTGATCTACAAGTTCCTGAGCATTACTTATCGTTACTTTCAAATGGCATGGCCGTTAATGCACAAAGTCGTGCTTGGCCTGATCAAGTATTTACAGGCAAAATCATTGCCATCGACTCTCGCATTAATCAAGACACCTTAAACTTACGGGTGAGAGTACAGTTTGATAACCCCGAAAACCGTTTAAAGCCAGGTATGATGATGGCTGCAGTACTTAACTTCCCTGCAGTTTCTGAACCTGTCATTCCAGTCCAAGCAATTGAATACTCTGGCACAAAGCGTTTTGTGTATATCATCAACGAAAACAACATAGCAAAACGCACTGAAGTAACATTGGGCGCTCGTATTGACAACGAAGTGTTAATTTCTGACGGCTTAAATATTGGTGACCATGTTGTAGTTCAAGGGTTAGTTAATATGCGTGATGGGGTATTAGTGGATGTGCTTGAACAGCAAAATACAGCTGAGCGCCTAGCCAATGAAAACACAGCAGAAGAAAGTAACCAGCAGGAGAAAAGCTAATGTGGCTTTCTGATGTTTCAGTCAAGCGTCCTGTTGTCGCTATTGTACTCAGCTTATTATTGGGTGTATTTGGCCTAGTTTCACTGTCAAAACTGTCGATTCGAGAAATGCCGGATGTTGAAAATCCTGTAGTCACGGTAATGACCACCTATAGTGGCGCTTCAGCCACTATTATGGAAAGCCAAATTACCACCACGATTGAAGATGAGTTAACGGGTATTAGTGGTGTTGATGAAATTGAATCTGTCACTCGTAATGGTATGTCCCGCATTACTGTCACATTTTTACTTGGCTGGGATTTAACAGAAGGCGTGAGTGATGTGCGTGATGCTGTAGCGAGAGCTCAGCGCCGCCTTCCAGATGAAGCTGACGATCCTGTAGTATCTAAAGACAATGGCTCAGGCGAGCCGTCTATTTATGTCAACCTGAGTTCATCAACGATGGACCGAACTCAGCTCACCGATTACTCCCAACGAGTATTAGAAGATCGTTTTAACTTGATCACAGGAGTCAGCTCAATTTCCATCACGGGCGGACTTTACAAAGTCATGTATGTTCAATTAAAACCTGAACTCATGGCAGGACGTAATGTGTCGGCCAACGACATCGTATCAGCACTAAAGACTGAAAACGTTGAAACGCCAGGCGGCGAAGTTCGTAACGACACTACGGTCATGACGGTTCGTACAGCAAGACTCTATAACCACCCAGAGGACTTTGACTACTTAGTCGTTCGTACTGCCGACGATGGCACACCTGTTTACCTAAAAGATGTCGCGGATGTATTTATCGGTGCAGAGAACGAGAACTCAACCTTTAAAAGTGATGGCGTTGCTAACCTTTCTTTAGGCATTGTAGCCCAATCTGATGCGAACCCATTAGATGTCGCGAAATGGGTTCATCAAGAAGTCGATAGAATCCAAGACTTCTTACCTGATGGTACGGCGCTCGTGGTCGATTATGACTCTACCATTTTCATTTCTCGCTCAATCGATGAGGTCTATAACACCTTAATTATCACTGCAGTATTAGTGATATTGGTGCTGTATATTTTTATCGGCCAAGTCCGTGCGACGTTAATTCCTGCGGTGACTGTGCCTGTATCGTTAATTGCGGCATTTATTGCGGCTAACTCATTCGGTTTTTCAATTAACCTTCTCACATTGATGGCGCTGATCCTAGCCATCGGACTGGTTGTTGATGACGCTATTGTGGTCGTTGAAAATATTTTCCATCACATTGAAAAAGGTGAACCTCCTTTACTTGCTGCCTACAAAGGAGCTCGCGAGGTTGGCTTTGCAGTTGTCGCCACTACTGCAGTATTAGTTATGGTGTTTTTACCCATTTCATTTATGGAAGGCATGGTTGGATTACTGTTTACTGAGTTCTCGGTAATGCTTGCAATGTCGGTGTTATTTTCATCGCTTATTGCATTAACGCTTACCCCCGTACTCGGTAGTAAATTGCTAAAAGCCAATGTAAAACCTAACCGTTTTAACTTATGGGTAGACGGGTTATTTGATGCACTAGAAATACAATACCGCCGTGTCGTGAGTAAAGCTGTGCAATTCCGTATGGCTGCACCATTGGTTATTGTTGCGTGCGTGGCTGGTAGTGGCTGGTTGTTAAATCAAGTACCTGCTCAATTAGCTCCTCAGGAAGACCGAGGCGTTATTTTTGCCTTCATTAAAGGCGCCGAAGGCACTAGCTACAATCGCATGTCTGCCAATATGGAAATCGTAGAGCAGCGACTATTACCTATGCTAGGTGATGGCGTTATAAAATCATTTAGTATTCAAGCACCGGCATTTGGCGGCCGAGCTGGCGATCAGACTGGTTTTGTTATTATTCAGCTGGAAGAATGGCAAGACAGGAATATTAATGCACAGCAAGCGTTAGGGATAGTCGCAAAAGCACTAGAAGGCATCCCTGATGTCATGGTACGCCCAATGTTGCCAGGCTTTAGAGGTAAATCAAGTGAGCCAGTACAGTTTGTATTAGGTGGCTCCGATTATGAAGAGCTGTTTGATTGGGCGCAAAAACTACAACAAGAAGCGGATTTAAGCCCGATATTAGAAGGGGCTGATCTTGATTATGCTGAAACAACCCCAGAACTATTAGTTAGTGTCGATCGTGAGCGTGCAGCAGAACTTGGCGTGAGTGTCACTGAAGTTTCAGACACCTTAGAAATCATGCTTGGCGGTCGCAGCGAAACCACCTTTATTGAGCGTGGCGAAGAGTATGATGTGTACCTACAAGGCGATGAAAACAGCTTTAACAGTGTCGCCGATTTAAGTCAGATATATATGCGCACTTCAAAGGGCGACCTTATCACCTTAGATACCATCACCCGAATTGATGAAGTGGCTTCAGCGCAAAAACTTAGCCATTTGAATAAACAAAAGTCCATCAGCTTAAAAGCCAATTTAGGCGAAGGATATACCTTAGGTGAAGCATTAGATTTTCTCGATGCGAAAGCCATTGAAATGCTGCCAAGCGATATCACCATTTCATATACAGGTGAGTCAAAAGATTTTAAGGAAAACCAAAGCAGCGTTTTCATCGTGTTTGGTCTTGCGTTATTAGTCGCATACTTAGTACTTGCGGCTCAGTTTGAAAGCTTTATCAATCCGTTGGTCGTTATGTTTACTGTACCCATGGGCATATTCGGCGGATTCCTTGGGCTGTATTTCACTGGCCAAGGGCTCAACATTTATAGCCAAATTGGCATGATCATGTTAATTGGTATGGTCACCAAAAACGGCATTTTAATTGTTGAGTTTGCTAATCAGTTGCGTGATAAAGGACTCTCTCTCGAACAAGCAATTATCGATGCCTCAGCCAGACGTTTAAGACCGATTCTCATGACGGCCTTCACCACTTTAATTGGAGCAATCCCATTAATATTATCGACAGGGGCAGGTTCAGAAAGTCGCATCGCTGTCGGTACGGTAGTGTTCTTTGGGATGGCATTTGCTACTCTAGTGACACTCTTAGTCATCCCAGCTATGTATCGACTCATATCAGGGGCAACAAAGTCGCCAGGCTTTGTGGAGCAGCAACTTAATTTGGCTATTGAGCAACAAAAAGCAAGCGCCAGCAAATCATAGTTAGCTCTAAGGGTTTAGCCTACCTTGGCTAAACCCTGCTTGAACAAGTTAAATTAATTAAAATGGATAATAGGTGTCACATGGAAAAAGTTGCCGTATTTGTTGATGTGCAGAACATCTATTACACATGTAAACAAGCCTTTGGGCGTTCATTTAACTATCGAGCCTTATTCCAAAACCTCAATTATACAACTCAAATTGAATATGCCATTGCCTATGCCATCGCTCCGGCGGACGATGGCCAAGTTAAGTTTCAAGATGCACTTAAACATATTGGTTTTGAAGTTAAACTCAAACCTTATATTCAAAGAAGTGATGGCAGCGCCAAAGGTGACTGGGATGTCGGCATTACCATCGATGTTTTAGACTATGCCGAGCAAGTAGATAAAGTCATTTTGCTTTCTGGTGACGGTGACTTCGACTTACTGATGGCAAAAGTAGCGCAAAAATTTAACTGTAAAACCGAAGTCATTAGTGTGACAGAGTTAACCGCTAAATCTTTATTAGATGTGATTTCCCATCATACCCCTATCGATAACCAGCTTTTAATTTAGCCCTAACACTCCTCCAACCAAACCTGCTTAAACGCACTTATGTAGCACAAAGAACAGTCTAAGCAGGCCAAAGTCTTTACAATCCGCTGCTAATTCGAGCAATAATACATTTCAACAAACTATTTCCTCAAGAAACGTAACGATTGCCGATACAAAGTCACACAAGAAGTATTGTTTTACCGCATTACATACGTTTACAAAATTGGTTAAAATGCGTAACGATATAATAACCACATAAAATAAGGGCTTTAAATGTTATCAGCGTTAAAACATCTGCTTTTATTCTCTATTGTGGCTACTATTTTTTTGCTGTTTCTCTGTCTCCCCATAGCGCTCAGGCTGAGCAATTTCAGCTGGAAACCCTTACAATTAGTGATGGCCTACCGTCCTCTAGCATTACCACGTTGTATCAACAACGGGATGGATTTATTTGGTTTGGTACCGATACTGGAGCCAGTCGCTATGATGGGGTTAACTTTACCAATTTTCAGTTCTCTGAATCTGACAAGACCCACATATCCAACAACTACATCACCAAAATCCATGAAGATCGCAGTGGCAATATTTGGATAGCTACCGAAGATGGCTTAAACCAGTTAACCCAAGACAATGAAATCATCATTCATAATATGATTTCCACCCAGTCCAGCTTAGGTTCGAGTTGGATTATAGAAATTTATGAACAAGAAAATGGCTTGCTATGGTTTGGCACTGGCTCAGGACTAACCCAATATAACCCGCAAAACAAACAGTTCACTGCCTACTCATTATTTGATGAAAATCAAGCATACGAAACCTCAGTCAGCGGAGTTTTTAGCGATCACAATGGTACTATTTGGGCCGTCACTGACTACGGCTTAGCCACACTCAACACACAATCGAATCAACTCGAAATAGTGAAGTTTGAAGGTGAACTTGCAAAGCAACTAGACCCGGTCATTTTCTATGGCGCCAAAAAAGCCAAGAATGGCGAAATATGGCTCGGTAGCTATCGAAATGGATTATTCAAACTCAACTTAGAAACTCGCAGCATCAACAATATCCATTTCAACAAGGATAACCCGAGTAATCAGCAGCTCCCATCCAATCACATTCAAAGCTTCACCTTTAAAGACGACAACACCCTATGGGTAACACACGGTAAAGGTGCTAGCCGCATTACATTAGACACCATGAGCTTTTCACACCTGACTCATGAGGCATTTAACCCTAATTCGATGCCAAGTGATTATGTCCCGATTGTAATGGTTGATCAGTCTGGTGGGGTTTGGTTTGGTACCGGTAATGGCGCATCGCTGTATTCTAATTTTAAACAAGGAACACGTTTATACAGACCCAAACCGATTAGCTCTGAATTATCCGGAAATATGGTCTATTGGTTCGATTTTGATAAAGATAACAATACTTGGATAAGCACGACAAAAGGCATAGATAAACTAAGGTTAAATAAAGATTTAATCTCTTTGCAGCCTATTTCTGAGTTAACTCCTTCGATGATTTATAGTGCAACAATCGATGACGCCAACACCATGTGGATTTCCCAAGCAGATGGTTTGACAGTATATGATATTGATACAGAACGTTTACGCCACTTCAGTAATGCTAAAGATAACCCTCATGGTTTGCCTGAAAGCGAATTTTATTTAGCACTGCCTGATAATCATGGCAACGCATGGATCACAGGCTACCTTGATGTAGGGCTCATTTTATTTAACCCTGACAAAGGGATACTAAAGCAGCTACTGCATCACAATGATAATTCTTATGCCGCGGGTGGAAACTTCACCTTTGATAAGCAGCTTCTCCATAATGGCGAGCTATGGCTAGCGACAACCAATGCTATATACCGAGTCAATCCACAAACCTACGAAGTCAAACACCTTCCTTTAGGTAGTGAAGCGCAAAATATTCGTACCGTTAAAATATATCAAGATGAGAACAATACTGTTTGGGTCGCAAGCCAAGGTCTAGGCCTGGTCAAAATTGAAGTGAGTGACTTCTGGAGTGACGATTTACAACTTGAATATATTACTAAAGAAGATGGTTTAGCTTCGAATACTCTTAAAGGTGTCACAGGCGATGGTCAAGGGCATTTGTGGATCACGACACAATCTAAATTCGCCAAGATGCACATCGAAACTCAAAAAATCACTAAATTTCCTAGTGCTATCAATCACAAAGATAGCTCTTTTTCAGATGCTGCCATCGCATTTCAAAAAGATGAGTTGTATATAGGTACAAACAACGGTGCCTTTAAAATTGATACACGAGCAATTAAAAGTAACCAATTTTCCCCACAGGTTCATATAACATCGGCATTAATTGCCAATGAAGAATATATCCACTTAAACAGTAACCATAGTATTGATGCATTAACCCTAGACTATGAACAAAATATGGTGCAATTTTCATTCGCTGCACTGGATTTTAATGCGCCGCAAAAAAACCAATATCGATATAAACTGCATGGCTTTGATGAACGCTGGATATATTCGCAAAACATTTCCACAGCAACCTATACCAACCTTCATGCAGGTGATTATCGTTTTGTCGTGCAAGGCAGTAATAGCGATGGTATTTGGAGTCCGTTAATTGCAGAGCTTTCATTCACCATTAAAAAACCCTGGTGGTATTTTGCCATCATTAGTTTAGTACTTGTGTGTGCGTTATTGACCTTTTTATTTTTGTTAACCCGTTATCAAAAAGTCACAGAGTTGAAAAACCGAGCTAATTTCGACACGTTAACAGGCTTATCAAATCGATTCCGTTTTAATACTGTACTTGAAGCCACTGTGAATCAAAAACATCAGCATGCTGCGGTTGCTTTTATCGACCTTGATTACTTCAAGGAAGTCAATGACTCGATGGGACACGACATAGGTGATGAGCTGATTATTCAAGTGAGCAAACGCCTATCATCAAACCTCAAAAGTGATGACCTATTAGCCCGCTTAGGCGGTGATGAGTTTGCAATTATTCTTCGAAATCCGGGCGAGCTTTCACAGCTAGTGAATATCATTGAACGCCTAAGATTAGCAATTAACACAGGCTATCAAATACAGGAACATTGGATTAAGAGCTCTGCCAGTATTGGGGTTGCTTGCTACCCTGAAGATGGTCTGGATGCGAAGACGTTACTAAAACATGCCGATACCGCGATGTATGCTGCTAAACAAGCAGGACGTAATAGCGCCTACTTTTTTAATGAAGCACTGTCAGTCGCCTTACAAGAAAAAATTTCGATTAAACAGCAGCTTCAACATGCATTAACCAATGATGAGTTTGAGTTGTATTATCAGCCTAAAATTTGCCTTAAAACAGGTAATATCCGTTCATTTGAAGCATTGTTGCGCTGGTTCCACCCCGAAAAAGGTTTGATACCACCCGATAAGTTTATTCCAGAAGCTGAAAGTAATGGTCAAATCATTGAAATTGGTTATTGGGTTATTAAACAGGCTTGTATCACGGCAAATCAATGGCACCAAGAAGGCTTGCTCAAAGGGAGTGTGTCGGTCAATATCTCCCCTGTGCAGTTATCTCAGCCAGATATTAGCGAAAAAATCGAAGCCATATTAGTGGAAACCGGTTTCCCAGCAGAGAAACTGGAACTGGAAATTACCGAATCACTTCTGATTGAGAATGTTGAAACCGCTAAAAAGGTGCTAAACCAATTACATGATTTAAAAATCAGACTCAGTTTAGATGACTTTGGTAAGGGGTATTCATCCTTAAATTACCTCACCCGATTCCCATTAAATACCTTAAAAATCGACAAAGGTTTTATCGATAGCTTTTTAGATAATGAAGCCGCAAAAGCGGTCTTAAAAAACATTATTAATTTAGGTAATGACCTAAAAATGCAAATTATCGCAGAAGGGATTGAAACTGAAATGCAATTAATTAAACTCATTCAGTACCAGTGTCATACTGGTCAAGGTTACATTTTCAGCCCAGCGGTAAATACCCAAAGTGCTTATAAGATGCTAACAGGTGAAATGGTATTACTGCCTAAATTTATGCAAAACAAAGTTGGCTAAATAAGCATTTTAAACGGTTTGAACTGAGTAACCTCTGTCGAGATATTAAAGGGGATGAGTCAAACTCTGGTCTGAGCAGTCAATGAATCGCCATAGCAAACCGAAAAACACTGTTGTAACATCTAAGAATAAGTAACAATGCCCTCATAAAATGACTTAGTAGCATCAAGATGACTCAGAAAACGATTGAATATAGCCCAACTTTTCACTTTCCTGTACAAATTTACTATGAAGATACAGACTTTTCAGGCGTGGTATATCACCCCAACTTTTTAAAGTATTTTGAACGAGCTAGAGAACATGTGATTGGCGCTGACGTACTGAACTTATTGTGGCAACAGCAACAGCTAGGCTTCGCTGTATATCGCACAGATATGCTGTGTCACGATGGGATTGAATTTGCTGATATCGTTGATGTTAGAACGCGTTATTACTTTGAAAGTAAGTACCGTACTGTTTGGCAACAAGAGATTTGGCGTCCTAATGCTAAAAAGCCTGCTGTGACAGCCACAATTGAGATGGTCTGCATGAATCAGCAACGTCAGATGGCCCCTATGCCACTCAACTTGATTAGCCAGTTACAGCAACAATTTAATCAGTCATAAGCGCGTTAATCACTTTAATGTTTAACGTTATCTGAGCTTGGTAGGAATAAGAAAGGTTGTTCAATGAGTTGCGTGTATCGTAGCTCAAAATCTGTTGCGACAAGAGGCTTACTAAAATACTCCCCTTGAATGGTATCAGTACCGAACTCAATTAAGGTATCAAATACATCTTTGGTTTCAACCCCTTCGACCGTAACATCAAAACCAAGGCTCTTAGCCAGTTCGATGCTAGTTTTCACAATCTTATTAGCTTGTAAATCGCAGTTAAAGTCGTCCAAAAAGGCTTTATCAATTTTAACTTCATCAATGGGGAGGTGGCGTAAGTAAGCTAAAGATGAATGCCCTGTACCGAAATCATCAATGGCAATTTTAACTCCTAACTCACGAATTTCTTTTAGTGTTTCGATGGTCCGTGCTAAATCTAACATCAACACACTTTCAGTGATTTCAATCATTAAGTTCTCAGCAGGCACTTTGTACTGCATAAGCAAATTACTGATATCAATTGGCAAATGCTGATTTTCAAGATCTTTAGTGGATAAGTTAACTGCCACTTTGATATTAATGCCTTGCTGTAACCACTTAACCTGCTGCTGTAACACTTGTTCAAGAGCCCACTTACTGATTAAGTCAATCATGCCAGTATGTTCAGCTAAAGGAATAAACTCTGTAGGCGGTATAATGCCTAAGCCATCATGCTCCCATCGAATTAACGCTTCAACTTGTGAACACTTACCCGAGCTGATATCCAACTTAGGTTGGTACACCATATGGAGCTGGTTTTGCTTCAGACTTTTAGGCAAGCTATTAATGATTGTCAATTCACGATATTGAGCTTTGTCATCATCTTGATTATAAAATGCGATATCGTTTCGGCTGAGCTTGGCTTTTTTTAGTGCTAAATCTAATCGACGTAGCATTAAACTCACATCCGCATGATGGTCATGCAGCTCAAGTACCCCTAATTGTACTTTAATGCTGATTGGAGTTTGCTCGATGTCGAATGGCTTTTGTAGATGCTGCTTTATATTAGATAACTCGTTGACTGAAATAGCTTTAGGGTAGAAAAGTAAAAACTCATTACCGTTCATTCTTGAAACGAATTGTGGCGGATTGTTTAGCCCCTTAATTCGTAATGCAAAAGATTTTAATAACTGGTCACCAAAAATAAATCCAAAGAGATCATTTACAAAGCGAAACTGCTGAATGTCCACCAGCACGAGCATCCCCTCAGTCGCAGGCATCTTGGCAAACATTTTACGCTTGAATCCAACTCGATTAGATAACCCTGTCAGCTTGTCTCGCTCAAGCGTTATAGGGTTGTTTTGCTGGAATAAATTGAGGTTTCTAACCAGAGGTTTGAATGCTCTTGGAGTATGTTTAAAGTTAAGTGGGGACTGGGTTGCATTATTCGACTCTAAGGTTTGAGTCAGCTCTGCGATGAATTTGCCTTGTTGGAAGTAACCGCCTAATACAATACCCAATAACAAAATAAGGGCGATAAACAATACAATTATAATTTCAATACTTAACACAACTTATCGCTCCTTATTCAATTGGGGTTAATTCCATAACCAAGCTCATTCATGTCTGCTTGGCGGCTATATTCTCAGCTGTTATTGGTAACTTTGCTTAATAGAATGATACACATCTAAAAACTCGTCACTCTCTAGATCTTCCGGTGTTACAGGTAAGCCGCGAGTTGCAAAAATATCTAGACGTTGTTCCAATTCAGGCCCTGCTCTTAACTCGCCAGTATAATAAGCTGCTGAGCGAATAAAGTCTAAATAGGTCACCGACTCAGGCATATAATGAAGATCAGCCCAGCGTTCAACCACTTCCATCACTTCAGGCGCAAAGTCCCAAGTCTTTAAAATAGCACGACCAATTGGCCCTTGCATTTTACGGACTAAACCACGTAACTGTTCAATACTTGTAAAGGCATCAGGCTTTGTTTCTGCCTCAGATAACACAGGTAGAGCGCCAATATTATGGACTAAGCCTGCCAATGTTAATGTTTCAGGGTCTAATTTCTTACTCGGGTGACGTTTATTGTAAATAGCCAACATAGCACCGGCTGATGCGGTGACCTCGATAGAGGTTTGCCACACTTCATCCATCACTTCCCAAACCATCTCATTGGTTGAGATAAATAATTGCTCTAATGCGACAGAGGTAACAATCGCTTTTATTTGTATTAGTCCAATACGATTGACAGCAGCACTGATATTTTCAGCTTTGTTACCTCGGCTATATAAAGCACTGTTTGCCACCTTAATAATACGCGCAGAAATTGCGGCATCTTGACCAATAATGTCGCCAACTTGTTTAAGACTTGAGTCTGGTTGCGCAACAACTTCCTGCACCCGCATGGCGACTTCAGGCAGTGTCGGAAGCACTAAAGCATCGTCTTTTAGCTTCTTTAATAGCCCTACCAATAATTGGTGTTCAGTTGTCATAGATCCCGCCTGTAATTTTATTGTTGTTGCTTTGTTTCGATTATATCAGCTATGTCATTTAATAGAATAAAGAAAAAGCACTAATCTTTATAAAGCATGTCAATTAATTAGCAAACATTAAATTAGACAAGCAGCACAATCACAGATGAATTATTTGCATTCAGCGACCATACTTAAGTAAAATGCCGCCCCCGCGCTGTGTGCGAATTTCCATCAAATTGAGAGTGATTATGTTTAGACCAGAGCTATTGTCTCCAGCAGGAACGTTAAAGAATATGCGCTATGCCTTTGCATACGGTGCAGATGCTGTTTATGCAGGCCAACCTCGCTATAGCTTACGGGTTAGAAATAATGACTTCAAAATGGAAAATCTGGCTATGGGCATCAAAGAAGCCCATGCGCTAAATAAAAAGTTGTATGTCGTCAGTAACATTGCACCGCACAATGCAAAATTAAAAACTTACATACGTGATATGGCACCTGTCATTGATATGAAGCCTGATGCTGTGATCATGTCAGATCCTGGTCTTATTATGATGGTGCGTGAGGCATTCCCAGATCAAACGGTTCATTTATCAGTGCAAGCTAATGCAATTAACTGGGCCTCTGTTAAGTTTTGGCAACAACAGGGGATTAAACGAGTCATCTTATCTCGTGAATTATCATTAGATGAAATTGAAGAGATTCGTCAACAGTGCCCAGATATTGAATTAGAAGTGTTTGTCCACGGTGCGTTATGTATGGCTTACTCTGGACGTTGTTTATTATCAGGCTATATCAATAAACGCGATCCAAACCAAGGCGCATGCACTAATGCTTGTCGCTGGAAATATGATGTACATGAAGCTAAGCAAACTGACACAGGTGATATCATCGCCGTTAACCCACAAGGTATCGTCGATGCAAACGGTGTGCAAATTGAGACACCGACGTTAGGTGCTGGTCAACCTTCAGATGAAGTTGTCCTATTACAAGAGCCTGGGCGTCCAGGTGAATATATGCCCGCTTATGAAGACGAGCACGGCACTTACATCATGAATTCTAAAGACCTACGTGCGATTCAACACGTCGAACGTTTAACAAAAATGGGCGTAGACTCTCTTAAAATTGAAGGCCGTACTAAGTCATTTTATTATGTCGCACGTACAGCTCAATTGTACCGTCAAGCTATTGAAGATGCAGTTGCAGGTAAAGACTTTGATCGTACATTAATGCACAACCTTGAAGGGTTAGCACATCGTGGTTACACCGAAGGTTTCTTACGTCGCCATGTTCATGATGAATATCAAAACTACGATTACGGTTACTCAATCAGTGACACTCAACAGTTTGTTGGTGAGTTCACTGGCGTTCGCAATGATAGCGGCGCTGCAGAAGTCGATGTTAAAAATAAGTTCTCTGTCGGTGATAGTGTTGAAGTCATGACGCCACAAGGAAACTTTACCCTGACGATTTCAGAGCTAGTCAATCGTAAAGGTGAATCAGTTGAAGCTGGGTTAGGTTCGGGTCACTTTGTATTTTTAGCCGTTCCTGAAAGCGTTGAGTTAGATAAAGCAATCTTGATGCGTAACTTACCGCAAGGCAAAGATACTCGCAATCCTCATCAAGCTGCAGAAAAAGCTGAGTAATCTGTTATGGCATTATTAATCGATGATAGCTGCATTAACTGCGACATGTGTGAGCCTGAGTGCCCTAATGAAGCGATTACCATGGGCGAAGAGATTTATGAAATAGACCCAGCCCTGTGTACAGAATGTGTTGGCCACTATGATAAGCCGACTTGTGTCTCTGTATGTCCTATCGATTGTATTGATCCCGATCCTGAACATGCTGAAACACCTGAAGAGCTTAAATATAAATACCAAGTCATCAC from the Shewanella japonica genome contains:
- the yegQ gene encoding tRNA 5-hydroxyuridine modification protein YegQ is translated as MFRPELLSPAGTLKNMRYAFAYGADAVYAGQPRYSLRVRNNDFKMENLAMGIKEAHALNKKLYVVSNIAPHNAKLKTYIRDMAPVIDMKPDAVIMSDPGLIMMVREAFPDQTVHLSVQANAINWASVKFWQQQGIKRVILSRELSLDEIEEIRQQCPDIELEVFVHGALCMAYSGRCLLSGYINKRDPNQGACTNACRWKYDVHEAKQTDTGDIIAVNPQGIVDANGVQIETPTLGAGQPSDEVVLLQEPGRPGEYMPAYEDEHGTYIMNSKDLRAIQHVERLTKMGVDSLKIEGRTKSFYYVARTAQLYRQAIEDAVAGKDFDRTLMHNLEGLAHRGYTEGFLRRHVHDEYQNYDYGYSISDTQQFVGEFTGVRNDSGAAEVDVKNKFSVGDSVEVMTPQGNFTLTISELVNRKGESVEAGLGSGHFVFLAVPESVELDKAILMRNLPQGKDTRNPHQAAEKAE
- a CDS encoding YfhL family 4Fe-4S dicluster ferredoxin is translated as MALLIDDSCINCDMCEPECPNEAITMGEEIYEIDPALCTECVGHYDKPTCVSVCPIDCIDPDPEHAETPEELKYKYQVITGKV